A window of Castanea sativa cultivar Marrone di Chiusa Pesio chromosome 1, ASM4071231v1 contains these coding sequences:
- the LOC142616542 gene encoding F-box/kelch-repeat protein At5g15710 — MDGVGESSESGNGVSSSQSKKNGSFGEDDSDRCPKQVSPVRGGGSRNTSPLGRVGSRNTSPSRQKVIKTKPRGLDEETAATFGKAVHPDVQMEDSIWAMLPEDLLNEILARVPPFMIFRLRSVCKRWNSILQDSSFLKFHSQVPSHGPCLLTFWRNSQTPQCSVFSLPLKTWYRIPFTFLPPWAFWLVGSSGGLVCFSGLDGLTFKTLVCNPLTQTWRTLPTMHYNQQRQLIMVVDRTDRSFKVIATSDIYGDKSLPTEVYDSKLNIWSLHQVMPAVNLCSSKMAYCDSKLYLETLSPLGLMMYRLDTGYWEHIPAKFPRSLLDGYLVAGTQKRLFLVGRIGLYSTLQSMRIWELDHVKIMWVEISRMPPKYFRALLRLSAERFECFGQDNLICFTSWNQGKGLLYDVDKKVWSWIAGCALQSYNSQVCFYEPRFDASIY, encoded by the coding sequence ATGGATGGTGTTGGGGAATCTTCTGAATCTGGGAATGGAGTGTCTAGTTCTCAATCTAAGAAAAATGGGTCTTTTGGTGAGGATGATAGTGATAGGTGCCCTAAGCAAGTGTCACCTGTTAGGGGTGGTGGGTCGAGGAATACAAGTCCATTGGGTCGTGTAGGATCAAGGAACACTAGCCCTTCGAGGCAGAAAGTTATTAAGACCAAACCGCGCGGGTTAGATGAGGAAACAGCTGCTACATTTGGTAAAGCAGTTCACCCTGATGTTCAAATGGAAGATAGTATATGGGCAATGTTGCCAGAAGACTTGTTGAATGAGATTTTAGCTAGGGTTCCTCCATTTATGATCTTTCGTCTACGTTCTGTTTGTAAACGTTGGAATTCTATTCTTCAAGATAGTAGTTTTCTCAAATTTCACTCGCAAGTGCCATCTCATGGGCCTTGTCTTCTTACTTTTTGGAGGAACTCTCAGACCCCACAATGCTCGGTCTTCAGCTTGCCGTTGAAAACGTGGTATAGGATTCCGTTCACGTTTCTGCCTCCATGGGCATTCTGGTTGGTTGGGTCTTCAGGTGGTCTTGTTTGCTTTTCTGGTCTTGATGGGCTAACTTTCAAAACTCTAGTTTGTAATCCCCTCACACAAACTTGGAGGACGTTGCCAACTATGCATTATAATCAGCAAAGGCAACTGATAATGGTTGTTGATAGGACAGACCGATCCTTTAAAGTTATAGCCACTAGTGATATATATGGCGACAAATCTTTACCCACCGAAGTATATGATTCGAAGCTCAACATATGGTCACTTCACCAGGTAATGCCTGCAGTCAATCTTTGCTCCTCAAAGATGGCATATTGTGATTCCAAATTGTACTTGGAAACCCTTTCACCACTTGGTCTAATGATGTATCGGCTGGATACTGGCTACTGGGAACACATTCCAGCTAAGTTCCCACGGTCTTTGTTGGATGGGTATTTAGTTGCTGGAACTCAGAAGCGTTTGTTTCTAGTTGGAAGGATTGGCCTTTATAGTACACTTCAGAGTATGAGAATTTGGGAATTGGATCATGTAAAAATCATGTGGGTGGAGATTAGCAGGATGCCACCAAAGTATTTTCGAGCTTTGTTGAGGTTATCAGCTGAGAGGTTTGAGTGCTTTGGTCAGGACAATTTGATTTGCTTCACTTCTTGGAACCAAGGGAAGGGCCTTCTATATGATGTGGATAAGAAGGTTTGGTCATGGATTGCCGGCTGTGCCCTTCAGTCATACAACAGTCAAGTTTGTTTCTATGAGCCAAGATTTGATGCTTCTATCTACTGA